AACAAAGATCAAGTATCGGAATAATATCGGGATCAGCAGGTACCCAAATTCAGGTATCGGGATCGGATTAGAAGTGAAAACTGTGGCTCAGTTTGTGTCTGAGACGGTTATGGTTTCTTGATGTACTTCCAGGGCATGGCCTGTGTGGGGCGCACCAAGGAGTGCACCATTGTTCCCTCCAACCACTATGGACCTGTTCCTGGTGTTCCTGTGGGGACCACGTGGAAATTCCGAGTTCAGGTTGGCTGACAACTTCCTTTTATTGTGTTGTTggcataaatatatattttttttaacgcgACTTTGTTTTATCTGCTGCCATTGGCCATGTACCCTCAGGTGAGCGAGGCTGGCGTTCACAGGCCGCACGTGGGCGGCATCCACGGTCGCAGTAACGATGGATCCTACTCGCTGGTGTTGGCGGGGGGCTTTGAGGATGAGGTGGTgggtgacagtcatgtgactctAAATGACATTTGCAGCGCTCCCTATggtttgtgttgaaaatgttttggaTGACATGCTAGCAGatattttataatcattacaacaggggtgtgtcaaagtgcggcccgggggccgtttgctgcccgcagctcattttttattagcccgcggcacatttgtagaaattaaatttaaaaaaagcaaaacggcaacacatggaaaaaagagcaaaagctgaaatgttggaattaataatcaataataatacactttggcactgatatcacaaagctgatatcacaaagttttgtctttaaatacatataaaacttttttttttttacctttttacaaaacaacaatatcaaaatggcccccgcatccattgacttttccatatgcggccctcgctgggaacaagttaggacaccccctgcgttagacaaatggtcagtgaCTTATTAGTTGTGAAGATGTTTTGCTTCATTGTGgccgcgtttttttttttttttttttttttttttaccaatcttgctcagattttacacagaaatttcaagtcaatcaaagtcataacagcgccaccatgtggtgtatttatcAGAAAAATAAGTGCATGTTGTGACAAATTTTCACTCTTTTACGTAGCAGTTCAGCAGTAAAAGCATATAGccgtaataataaaataattaggacaccccacaagttttctgtgtaaataaacatatttttgttcTGCCGTAGGACCGGGGGGATGAGTTTACTTACACGGGCAGCGGGGGTCGCGACCTCTCAGGAAACAAACGCATCGGAGAGCACTCGTTTGACCAGACGTTGACCCACATGAACAGGTACCCTAAAAAATGTTACTTCAAATGTCTGCAATGTGAAAGCTAAAATTCTTAATACTCATGCAGAGCTTTAGCCCTAAACTGTGACGCCCCTTTGAACGACAAAGACGGGGCGGAGTCCAGGAACTGGCGGGCTGGGAAGCCAGTCAGAGTGGTGCGCAGCTCCAAAGGGCGCCGCATCAGCAAGTACGCCCCCGAGGAAGGGAACCGATACGACGGCATCTACAAGGTTAGCTGCAGCTTGGATGTTTCAAACCAAGAAAAGCTCTTTTTTTTGGACATTATAGCGGGATTGTGTTGTCGTTTTAGGTGGTAAAATACTGGCCTGAAATAGGCAAGTGCGGTTACCTGGTGTGGAGGTACCTGCTGAGACGGGATGACCAGGAACCTGCGCCCTGGACACCTGAAGGACTGGACAGGATCAAAAAATTGGGTCTCTCAGTTCAGGTTAGCTTGCATAAAATGTCACCGCTGGCTTCATGattctttcactttgtttccaTTCACGGCCCACGTGTGCGTTTGCAGTACCCGCCTGGCTACTTGGCAGCCATGGCCAACAAGACAAAGCGGGAGGCCGTCGCCCGGCCGGGTCGCAGCGGTCGCAGCAAGCACCATTCTGGCAGGGGCCGGGGGAGGGGGCGGCCGCGGAAACACCCGAAGGTTGCCAAAGAGGAGcatgaggaggacgaggagttCGAGCAGCTGATTGCcgctgtggaggaggaggaagaggaggaggagctgcaAAGCAACGGAGATCAGCAGACAAGCGGGGACAGCGGTGCGTGtttattttctataatattttctatattcatctcctgaggctcagagctaaactGCTTTACATTTAAATGCAGTCGTCACCTCCATGGAAGCAGACTTCCACCTGCTAATATGAGCATGTAGCACCTTAGTGCTAACATTGCTACCCTGAGGAATCTCACTCCCTTCGCTTGACAGCGGTCTGTCTTCTTCAAAATAGGCCTTTACTCAACAATACTCTCCTTTTAGCATGACGTCTTTGTTAGAATGGCTACAAAACATGCACTTCCTGTATGTTTTCTTAGGCATCAAACTACTGGGGCCTGAATTACTAGCGCCCCCTGCTAGTTGCGCTGCCAAGTTGTCAAATCCACTTTTATTAAGTTTGAAAGTGCTTTGAAGGTCGTTTTGtgcgtctgtagctttaatgctaatgagctgcgttTGTCCACAACAGAGTGTGTCTTTGTATGCACTTTTTATAGACAGTACACACGAACTAGCACTTGTCCAATGTCATAGATGCCATACACTGTATCACATACAGCAACGTACCATTATGGAATGGAACAGTAGGACAcagacgttagcaacactagcatagctatgtgagttacagtgctaacattaccgTCCCATTTTAACAGCGACAtaatgctaggttagcctgttcgctgaaaaaaaacaaacggatCAAACTtccagctcccacatctgtagctgactggaTAGTGgtcagctttattttaagatgtgtagtgaagcctgcttttttttacatatacagtaatcccttgtttatcacagttaactgGTCCCGGACACGACCGcaatatgtgaatttccgcaaacgGAATagtttcctgaaatattttcatgcagcgcccctgtagtcacctttacactcctattccctaatatagtagatataatcagagaaaataagccgtttaagacataaataagactcatgctcgtgtgcgTTTCAATAAACGTCTTCCAGAtgcgtggacaggaagtgagttttagctggagtacggccacaaaagtagcctgtgttattattattattattattattatgatgatgatgatgctgactattattgttgttattattatgttgttattgtgcctgtggtgagataaatgatgacaaaataataaaagcctggcagtcaagtctggtgcatgttactagtgacacctagtggccagtgcagactacagttcatcagcATCTTGTATTGGcctaaactgtatttgtatttgagttcatttacaACATcgttatgcctgaaaatgcttaatttaggccaagaataggaaacatttgcttaaatatgcagtttttgggctaataataggccatagtcaaccaagaaacagcgcAAATAAAACCCGCAataaagtgagggagcgatgttcgtgCCGTGATggagcaagggacgactgtttaTACAACAAGGCTGTCCTCCGTGAAGTGGGAGACGTGTACACAGGGCGGGCTAATCCAGCGAGGGACATGTCACAGTTGCTATCATGTCTGTGAgaaaggacactttttttttttcctcaaaaatggCGCAACCAAGTAAGGGAgttgatagatttttctcacgtttggtgctcataaacgggCTGTCGGGTcgcatattactgttagaacattatTAAAATGTCACCTTTGCATAATGGAGGACATTTACAATGGATAGAAGTTGTCTTGTTCCTTCATCAGAATGGACCCCACCAGCCGAGCCACCTTCCAAGCGTCTGAAGGTCGAGGAGGCCTTCGAGCTGTCGGAGCATCAGCAGCAGTTAATCCGAGAGGACACGGCCAATAAGAAGCTGTGGGACGAAGCCATGGGACACCTTGCAGAGGGACCAGTAGGCAGCACCGCAACACTGTCACGCTACCTTCTTGACTAGCATGGACCCCATGCCTTGTTGTACGTCTGTCATCTTCACGTGTGTTTACATCTGCTTCTGTGTGCATGCGAAGAACTTCCTGCGTAAGATGGAGCAGATCTTCATGTGCGTGTGCTGCCAGGAGCTGGCCTACCAGCCTGTCACCACCGTCTGCTCGCACAATGTTTGCAAGGTGAGTGCGCATTTTAAGTGCCTGACCTTGTTTATATCCTCATTTTTAATGTCAGAAATGatgttaatatacagtattactacAGCCTGCAGTACGTTTTTTCGTTTGTGGGTCTAAAACAGTTGTCCCTTGATTTGTAGAAATCAAAAAATCTAAAATTCTGTTTTGTTATGTTCACGAAATATAGCGTTTAGGGgcgtttttattgcttttactaCCTAATTAACTGCCGAGGGTTCCAGgcgtgtattattatttatactgcacaaatgcatttttatgatatCAAATGCTGCTTTCCAAATTTTGTCGGACATAAAAGGTGAAAACCTGCGTTCATGCTttagaaatgtttcaaaaatgtgtttaaaacgAAATGcgttgttgttatttatttggcAAATAAACCTAAACAATTAAGTAGTCATTTCCTacacattattatcattattattccaACATCTTATGcaacagtttttttgtttgtttatcaatgcaagtaaataattcTAATTTGACAtcttaaaaacacaacattagaAAATTTTTGGATAACAATTACATTTTAACTTttgaaatatcacattttgttattattattattattattattattattatatattacaaattgtttccagAATTATGCAAAATAGTATTTTCGAATATGTATATAgacaaaataatagaaatttaaattaaattttgaaattaaaaaaaaaaagttattacaGTTTATTGCCTCGTCGTGGTCAGCAGTGCttgtttactcaactgcagagagtatcaAGCATCTGTTATGAGGTAGGCGGCCTTTATACACATGCATTTGTAATAATAGAATACTGatagtgatgataaaataaatacataccaaaataatgcaagcataatttcaaatcattaaaaaatgtataatatatatgtaaaaatacataaaataaatataatgttaAATGATAATTTCAAGAGCAATAAGTcctgatatgatatgatatgagaTAACACGTATTCTTTCCCTCTGAACGCCACTGTAaacatcagctttacagatgccatgtctgcaTGGCGGCAAACACACATGGCTTTAAAAGGGACAGTCCAGGTCACGATAGCCAGCTCTGTTTGTTCTAGTGAGTGTGGTTCAGAAAGTACATGGAAAACATGCCTAAATGTCTACTCGGAAGCCGTGGGTGTCCGCCCCCTGACCTCCTTGTCCCTCCTTAGACGTGCCTCCAGCGCTCGTTTCGGGCCGAGGTGTACACCTGCCCTGCCTGCCGCCACGACCTGGGCAAGGACTACGGCATGGCGCAAAACAAGACTCTTCAGATGCTGCTGGACCAGTTCTTTCCCGGCTACAGCAAAGGACGATGAGATCCAAGTAGAAGACGCACCGCACCGcagcgcacgcacatacacacacacacacacacacacacacacacacacacacacacgtgtgtgtgtgtatactgtcgAGAGCTCAATTTTCGAAAGATGCATTGCACTTACAGCCATTTGTGTATACGTACAATCATACGCACACAAACCACCTCAGTAGGTTCTGACCTCATCTGTTCTCCATAAACCTCACCAGCCTGAGATTTTCAAGCAAGGACGCGCTCGCAGAGGGACACTCGCAAGCCCGCCGTTTAGATGAATCACACCGTGGCCTCTTGTGCAACTGCAGAGAGTTTGGGGCGCTTGTTTGTTAAAGCCGGCCAAGGCCACCATACATTTCATTCCTGCCAACCCGGTCTGCATGTTGGGTACCATCCATGCACTTTAAAGCACGTCGCTAACTCAATGCCTTATCGCTAGCTAGGCCTCCCTCCCCCAAGCCAATACACACAATATGCACTTAGTCCAATTAGGAGCACATGTTAGcagctaacttgctaacaacctCGAGTAAAAGCAACCACTTGTTCAGATTTTCCATGGAGCCACATAATCATTCCACAGACATGAGCAAACCCCGCCCTAAAAGTGACACACAGTGAGCTTACAACCCCTAAAGTGGAgtattttcacactttttccaccaaggaggCATCGTTGTGGTTGGTTTACATCTCCCCAAAGCTTCAGACAACCTTGTTTTTAAACGTTCTTCGAGGAGACGTGCATACGGTATTTGCGTTTTCGTGAATGCGGTACTGAGCTCCATGTGCGAACCAAACTCCGAGGCTCCTGCCGGCGTTTGTTGCTAAGCGGCCAAAGCCGAAGCAAAGTCGGCGAGCACGGTAGAAAGTAATGACGCACGCTAGCGAAGCGTTGTCAGGAGACGTACTCTCAGTGAAAACCTTAACATTGACATTTAGTACATGTAAAATAGCATAGTCTATCACTGTCTGAAAAGTCCTACAAAACATGTTGTAGGTCAAGTTTGGTTGTTGCGtagttcgttttttttttccctgatgaTACGACCCATTGTCATGTAACACGTTGCCTCCTGTTGGTTTGGAGGTTAGGTTTGTTTTCAACATCAAACATTTAAATTGGCTTATCGATGGATCACGGCTGTGCACAAAGTACAGAGgtattgtttttgttacacTCTGACGCTACACTTTGCTTTAAAAATATTCATCGTTTTTGTTTTCGTGATTCACAATTAAAACTCAAAGCACTTACTTGCATAGATTTTCCACCGGGTTTGATTTTATTGCCAGTTTTTGCATTCACGAGCAGCTTGGTGTGTTTTACTACAAAGGAGCATTAAGGCCACCATGgaaacaaaatatgaaaagtaCAAGAACAATGTGTATGGTGTAAAAtacgtttgtattttttgggggggaaaaaaaatattacaggaataaattcCTATTTTTTCCTAATAAAAAGATGccatattgtgagaataaagttgtttctttttatttaatttttttttaatccaatatttttgttttgtttttatgactTCTGCACATTAAAGTAATAGACTTTCCCCgttatgacaactttattcttgtaaaatgacatctttttatgtattgttttacattggttattgttttttttcctctcataatatcataactttgttctcataaatttccTTAAATGACAAATTTTtctgtcataatatcatgactgcgactttattttgtaatgtgaCACAATATTTTCTCACAATGACTTGAAGCAAATTCAAAtgaggacttttttttattatatttttccacctgatataacttttttttttaatattacatcTTTTCTCTTGTAATATGATGTCTATGTTCTTACAAAACTATGacttctcgtaaatgtacaacttttgtcATATCCAGCGGTAATTGTATGACATTAATTATGTGGTGTTTTCATTGTGGCCTTCCTACTCCTTTGTGTGATTCCGCCCTGTATGGTACTTCCAAAAGTTGACGGTTGGCAGGGGTTAAAGGTCAAACAAATCACTCGGGCTGTCACGGTTTGGTCATAAAAGTCATGAGACATGATTATTTGGTTGATGATTGGGGCCCCGCCCCTTTTGTGGGCGGGCTTGTGTTGCTTTGTGGGACgtccttgtttttgtttttttttcccacttcgATCGTTCAGGTTTTGTTTTCAACCATGCAATTCTAAATGCTCTTTGAAAAGCTAACTGTGATGTGCattaatgattttattttttttttgttcttcgcATCGACTGGCTAACTAATAGCGCTCCTCCCTGCAGTGACCCTTGCCCCCCCTCCTCTGCTGTCTTTGTGAGCATACAGTGCTAACAGTTTTTTAGACGTCTTGTGGACGCTTCAGTGCTGTgtcgtttttttcctcttttttaaaaaaataatgattattattgcaCTCtactgaagaagaaaaaaagtcactatttttttcctaagaaaaaaaaaagcttactaTCTcgatgtccttttttttctctcttgtaGTTTTTAGTTGCCTTCCGTTGACACTTTTTAATCATTAGTCACTTTTATGTGCTGACCTTTTCGCAGCATTCGCCAGTCTGTTTTGAGCAGTTCCAGTGCTTCATATTGTGATCGGAAAATTTTATACATGTCATAATACTTAATATGTACCGATTAAATATTTGGATTCCAGACTCTTGTCTTTGTTAAGGGTTTGTGATTAAGACACATAGTTATTATAAATAACATTAGTGGAGCCgtaaatattcaaatattgACAAATAACATTCCAGTTGGCAAAAttcaatgtaaaaatgtgttaggtatgtgtaacggatgccagcctgtgcgagtctacgttggtaaacctcactccctctcccTTGAGAGCTGCATAATTACATAATTTTACGACTTTagtatttttaaatggaatttgtcattaaaaatgtgttttctaatgttataactttatatTCTTAGAATTaccttttgctatttttttgtaaagttccgttttttcaacttttctcaTACCATAATTttatcatattttaacttttttttccttactaGTTTCgtaaaattacgttttttgtTACGACTTGACGCCTTCTCATAATTTTTAGTGCGTACAGTTATTTCACAGTTtagctaaaaatgttaattggAAATGTTTTGTACATTTGCATTGACGAAATGGGCTCAGGGGATACAGTACTGTGATGTGATGGGTCATTTTCAGTGGTGTAGGGCCCCCTGGTGGGAGAAATACGCAACTTTCAGGAAGCGAACTCATCCCGCTTGTCAACGTTGCTTTTAAACGAGGTAACTTTAGGCACAAATAAACACGTTAGAAACATTCATTTTGTGATAATGTAGGTATACCCTGCCTGTTGTCAGGTATGACCTTGATCTTCCCTTTGCTAGCTCATTATGTAATGCATGACAACCATAAAACGTCAGCTTTTTGGGGATTGTTTTATTACAGAAGCATAATAGGTACCACTATACGTGTGAACATCAAACCTAGCATGAAACAATGAGGAATGCAAAATAACTCTAACCATAACATCAGTTTGTCTATTAATATATCCCTCTTGACTTCCAAAAGCGagctgaaaaaaataatgaaatcagATATACATGACAGAAAGAAGCAAAAGCACTTTGGATAATTCGCTTTCCTCACCACACATGACACCATCAGTCACTCCAAGTACCAATGAATGGGGCTGTTgtcaatgactttatttttccccaactaaTGTTAGTGCTACACAATAGAAGTGGTCCCCCTGACATGTACTTGCAAattggacatttaaaaaaaaaaaaaaagctgcagtaCCCGAGTGTAAAAACCTGatgaccatttttttgttgtacattCAAACGAACAACGTCCACCCATCAGTAAACACGCTAAAGCAAAAGCTACACATACACCTACAACAAATGCACCAGCTCTCCCTTTTCCACTCAACTTGCGCTCAAAGAAATCCAGAATAGCACACAAAGAAAATGGTGATGAGGGAggggagaacacacacacatgatggGAGAAGAAAATAAGGGTAGGTGGGGTAGGGTGGGTTACTCCTCATCGGAAGAGTCCCTGTCAAAATTGTAAGCCATGAAGAAAACGTCAGGTCGAGGTGGGACGAGGGCATGGCCCGGTTTCACAATCTCAAAGCCCAGGAAACTGAACGTACGCACCAGTTGGGCTGCAAGAACAAGAGTGATACGTCAATGTTCAAGACTCATGAccttgtttatgtttatgtgtgtgcgtgcgtgcgtgcatacCACGATCATCCCTGTTCTTGTAAAAGCAGACAAACACGCTAACGACTTTCAGATGTTCTTCAGCATATTCCAGCAGAGCCGCAAAGCTGCACGCAGACAAGACAAGTGTTTTTGGGATCACAACATTGAACCGTCATATCACGCTTGGAACAATGCACAGTGGCAGACCAGCACCACGTATCCCAAAGGGCATCTTGTGGGTTCGCCACATGCCAAGgtcaaagtattttcccaaaaggttTCTGAAGTCAtaaaaacaaaacctttttaATAGTTTGCTAACATTTTTCTCCCCGTAAAATGTTCTCATGATGTGTCTAATAATACTCACACTTCATAGCACAATTTTTCTGTTACCACGATGTACTCAAAGTAAAAActttctcatattaaaaatttgttctcagaaaaaaaaatccaattgtGATGCATAATGCAGATTTTTCCCCCATTATTAATTATTCTTAGAAATTACGACTTTTCGACTAAGACAATCGTCAGTTACGTCGCAAATGCAAAGCAACCtcacaaaataaatcataacCACAGAGAAATCTCATCTTTTCCTCCTAAAATTCTTCATATTGCATGACATCATTCTGCAAATTACACATTATACTCATAACGTTTGCTCGTTTGACCTAAAaccaccttttttttccttagaATATTGCatcttgaaataaaaaatgcctCTACAGTCACACCTTGGACtcaaaacatcaaagcatccacgtgttttgctttttttgtctttaattccAAATATAGATTTGTGTAAAGAAAGACACGAGTTGGACAGCACTCACCTCTCCTTGCTGCCTTCAGGAAGTGGGTCAAGAGGGATCTCCACAAAGAGGGCGCTGCTGCTTAGGACAGCATCCCATTGAACTGTCTTGCTGACGGTGGGACGACTTTGGAAGTGGAGTATCCCAGGGCGACCGTTACCCGCCGGCTCCTCACTAACGGTTAACTTCTGGTCCTGGACGggggcaaaaaaataataatcagtaaGTTGGAAACATACATTCAGAAACTTTGAGTACGACGGGGGAGTTGTGCTTACTGAGTAGAGCAACCGAGCTGAAGGAGCGTGATCCCGTGTGCCATTCCCTCGCCCACCTGGGATCTTCAGGGGTGGGAGAGGGGCATCAGGAGCACCACAGAGGCCCTGGGCCGCGGGTACTACTACAGTGCATGGACAGACTGGGAGTGGGGGGAGAGAAAATGGGTTACCGCTGGAGCCTATGCGTGTTAAACATGTGCTACTTTGCCGCAACCAACAGAGGCACTGTTgcttcagtctcaactagtttgtcttaacacaaacaggaagttgagctacatccacTGTAAAATAACTCATGCGCAGCATTATTCTGCTTACTTGCAGTGAAAACATCAGCCAAAATTCACCCAGCCTACAAGACAGAAGGCCATTTAAGACCCATCCACAATTGTTCTCAGGCAGCAAAACACTGTGTTCAAACCGTTGTAATGCTGGATTATGATGATGCTTacattgatgtttacattgctgAAGCACATCTTGTGTAAGCAGTGCACAATATCAAA
This Dunckerocampus dactyliophorus isolate RoL2022-P2 chromosome 17, RoL_Ddac_1.1, whole genome shotgun sequence DNA region includes the following protein-coding sequences:
- the oaz1b gene encoding LOW QUALITY PROTEIN: ornithine decarboxylase antizyme 1b (The sequence of the model RefSeq protein was modified relative to this genomic sequence to represent the inferred CDS: deleted 1 base in 1 codon), producing MVNSNLQRILNSHCFAREKEGKQQPLTTMADLSSGICDMIGNLSMHCSSTRGPGPLWCSDAPLPPLKIPGGRGNGTRDHAPSARLLYSDQKLTVSEEPAGNGRPGILHFQSRPTVSKTVQWDAVLSSSALFVEIPLDPLPEGSKESFAALLEYAEEHLKVVSVFVCFYKNRDDRAQLVRTFSFLGFEIVKPGHALVPPRPDVFFMAYNFDRDSSDEE